One Aegilops tauschii subsp. strangulata cultivar AL8/78 chromosome 2, Aet v6.0, whole genome shotgun sequence genomic window, GCCAATATCTTCACAATGTTTGAGTCCTGGAGCTCACTCTCACCAGTATGATCAACAGACTGTCGCGCAATTACCTGATAGGTTTTGCATTAGAGCACAAATTAAACAGCAATCTTATGGGAGGTGCTTTTTACAAACATAATTCCATTAGGAACCTACCTCTTTCAGTGAATGAAGCAAGAGATACTGCTTCTTCTGTTGATTGTCAATCTGATCCAAGATAAATGGCAAATACTTGGATAAATTGCCAACAGCAATGTTTCCAAGAGCATATGATGCTGCAGACTTTATCTCCTCAAAAGGTGACTGGAATGATTCGATCACGATGTTCTCAATTTGAATATGACTGCTGAGGTCCTTCCTTCTTCCAATTTCTCCCAAACATAACAAGGCCATGTGTTGTTTAGCCTGGAAAACACATTATAAACAATTAAAAAATGACAAAGAGAAGGGCACAATTTATCTTCGAGTCAAATAATGCAAGTAGAGAACATGTAGTATACGAATTCACAATGCTATACTACTAGATTGACGATGCCCACAAGCGATGTTTTCAAAAGCTAGCTCACATGAATTAAGGCCTGTTATGTCAAAAGATTGCAAGTATGACATAGATATAAATGTGCAAATCTAGTGATCAGAAGACAAGCATGATCAGGAAGCCTTACAGAATTAGTAGAACTGTCATCGTTTAGAATGCCTTTAAGCATTTCAATAGTTGATGCACACTTCTGATCACCAGCTGCTAGGCATAGCACAGCAACACACTGTGCAATAGAGAATAGTGCCTGCTTGGAAAGACCGCCTGACTGTGATGGTTTAGCAGTGGAAATAAGGGAGTTCAACAAAGTTTCAAAGCTTATATTTGCAGATTGGACCAGTGCAGCAAAAAACTTCTGTAGTGCCTGTAACAGAAACACTGTCCCCTGTCAGTTGGAGAATAAGAGCAAATCAAGTATTTATATTTAAATACGAAAATATATACCTGCAGTGCTTGTCCTTGCAACAGAGCACTCCTGATCAAAGTAAGGGCCTCAGGCAAAACTTTTTGTTTCACAGCTAAACCAACATTTTTAACAGATCTTCTGTCGACCATTATTGTGCAACACAGTTCCAATGCTAGAGCGGCCATATGCAAATCACCGTCACTGCCACAACAGATATTCCAACATCAGTCATCATGGTAGacagaaaatggagatttgttgAAGAAAGCTAAGCAAGGGAAAAACCTTATGAGAGTAGAAAGTTCAGCTAATATCGTTTCATAAGAGGACGAGCCAATTTGACTCCCATATGTGACAACCAGAGAATTTAGGGTTCCCAATGTTGCCTGCCTAAGGGCTCTGTTGGCCTGTGGAAACGGGCGAGTAAAGAAAAACATTAGTCTTCAATTTTTTATGTGCTGTCTTTTGATGTGCTGTTTAACATATAGCCATATAGGATGTTTCAAGTTAAAAATCAAAAGAAACTATGTGTAGAATATATCTCTACCTTTCGAAGGAAAGCTGTGAGCTCAGAAACGACATGGTCCAAGACACATGAAAGATCAATACGAAGAGGTGAATTTGCAATCACCGCAAATGCCTGTAAAGGAATGAACATTTTGAAAATGCAACAGAACCAACAAAACCAGAGACAGGCATACTAGTCAGGAAAACAGAGAATAAACAAATCTGTCTAAAAACACAACCAGTTGGCATTAAGCAAATGATGACAGGGTACAGAATTAAAATTGTGGACAAGACCAACGCAAATAGATTGGtatattatactccctccgtcccataatagaAGACATCTTGACTAGAATTGTAAAAACATCTTGCACTGTGGGGTGGAGGGAGTAGCATATATACAATTAAAGTTATCTTTACATCAATGAACCCACCACAAAACCATCTCTATCCTAACTTCCCAAGCAACTCAGCAAGATGCACCGATCAGAATGGTTACATTTGTTTTTCTACCATTGACTAGAATACTCAAATTCAACTCAACATTAACCATCACATTCCCATTAGTTTTGATTCTGGAGGTGCAGTTGATTGCTTACCTTGACCGCTGTAAGTCGTGTAATTTCATTGCCCATCCTATCAACAAGTATGGGAAGGCATGAAGGCAATTCCCTTTGAAGACCATCACCAAAGGTGGCGATCACAAGGCTCATGCATGATATGGCACACTCTTTAACTTCCTGGAAAACAGAATAACATGAGAGAGAGAAAGAGGTATGTACAATGTACGAAGAGGAGAGTGGGCTAAACCTGATCTTGATCTTGATTCGCCAAGCGGGCCAATATAGCTTTATAGATTGGAATAATATATGGCCTAAAATCTATGGAACGTTCCTGTGTAACAGCAGAACAAGAGCTTAAAATATCACTGTAATTGGGTGCTTATAACATCACCGCCTGGAGTATAAGGCTGACCTCAAAGTTTGGACGGAGCACCCGGACCAGCTCCCCGCACACCCGTAAAGCCTCAGCGGTGACTTTGTAATACCTATCTCCAATAGCAGATAATATTGGACCAGAAAGTGCCTAGAAATTTTATTTCACATTGAGAAATGAGTAACGATAAGTGTCTCAAGTGGTTTATCAAAGATGGTAGCTATAATACCTGGATGTATGGATGGAACACAGACGGTGAATGGGAAGCCATAACAATCCTAGTAAATGCAAGGGCCTCAATCTTCAGGTTGGAGGTAGAAGATTTATCCTATAAAACAAAGACAGTAAGTTAAAACAAACAGAAGTACTGCATAAGAAACTACTCAGCAAATGAAATACACTAACATTCAAAGCCTTTTCAATCCCAGGAACAAGTGACCCGAACTGATCAGCAAGACAATCTGGTAACACAACAACAAGCTCCTTCAATACTGAGAATGCTCCAACCTGAAAATGCCAAAAAAATATATAAATCAAAATTGAGTCCAAACTCAACACGGATATTTTGCAAGATCATTCAACAACAAACCTTTGTCTTGATTGATTTTTCACGCAACTGCCTATTGATAGACTTGACAACTTTGGGTACTTCTTGCTTCAGCAACCATCTAGGGCTGCAAAGTATACCGATTGACAATACAGGCTCAGTGAAAAGAACATGCAATCACAATAAACATACATTTCCCCTCTAAGCATAATAAGTCAAATCCAACGATTTTTGCATCCAAATATGAAGTCTTGTCAAGTTTTAGCTAACGTAGGCTCAGTTAAGGTATTaatccaaaaaaaaaaaaactgaatCGTATACTACTTATGGCAAATTGTAGAAGAATACGGTAAGAATGTGTAAACAGGTAATAATAAAGATATTTTGTTTACCTAGACTCATCAATGTCACCTTGTCCTTTTGTCACATTACCAGTTTGGCGTAACAACTCAATAAATGTGTTGAAGATGTCCATCTAGGATCAAGGAGAAGCTTCGTAAGATTGATATACAATGACAATTCAAATCCAATCTAGCAATGAAATACCAAACAGTTACCTTTACATTCTCCTCTCTTTCCCTAAAGCGGTCGACTAACTTTGGACATGCCTGCAAGCAACCAAATAAATTATAAAAAGTTTCATAGAGGCACTTCATTGAGTGGCTAATTTTCAAAACAGGTAATAAATGGTTGGCATCAGCTCAAAAGCATCACTAACAATATGGACACAATAGAATTATGCCATCATGAAGAACAAGATTGTTAATGTACAGTATGTTGGTTTAACTTGCTGTCGCCAACATACCTCCTGATACATCTTAGACAACATTTGAGGACGAGATGCTATAATTGCAGATAGGCACTTCGCTGATGCCCGGCGAACCTTCCAGCTTGCATCCTCATCATCTGTGTATTCATCCGCACTCTCACTGGAAGAAAATGTTAAAGATGTTTCAATTACATTAGGAACCACAGTTTCGGTATTATAAGAAAGTGACATACTCATCCTCTTCCTCATCCTGTACTTCATCATCAGTATCCTCCTCCATGCTATCAGTGAAATTAGGATCATAGCTTACATATTCCAAAGCAAGATTCAAAATACCCTCACAATATGGGGAAATATCTCTTGGACATCTGAGCATAAAACTCTCAAGGGCCTACAAGATGGGAGGTAATTTATAGCCATAGTGAAGCAACGGTAAGAGTAATCTAAGGTAAGAACTGAACATAAATTCTCACCTGCAAGCTGTACTCACGGagctcttcatcattttctgatgCACTTGTACAATAGTTTATGAGCAAAGGAACAGCTTCAGCAAGGTGTGGTCCAAACCGGTATCCAACTGAGCGACTGTAAGTCAAAATAAATTATATTAGAACTTGAGCTGCACCTAACAAAGCTCTTGTACTTCACTAAAATAATTATCCTTGGGTATATCATCCAGCAGATTTTTTTTTTAGATATTTTATCGATGTTTGAACTAGCCAAATCTGAAGCTGCATAGCTCACACATGCTGTTGCTCATAAAAACAGTTATGAACAAAAATTTGCAGCACTTGGTAGGTCAAAGCATATACCTTAGAGCACCAATCATCTGGATATTTGTTCGGGTTATGTCAGACTTCGCCCTTTTAATTTTCAGCAATTTGATAACCTCCAGAGTTGCCTTGGCTAATAGATCATCTGACAAACATGGAGCAAGCGATGCTGCAACATAAAGCGAAACATTAGTCACTATAAATAATTAAGATTGCCAACCATTTGCAAGCATTAACAATCAAAATAACTGTAAAATGCAATCAGGTATACCAATGCACGAAACAGACTTCTTTCTGACACTTGCTTGAGTAGAGCTCAGCTGAGTTAAAAGTGCAGTGAGCATATACGCATGATCTTTCGTGATCACATTGCCGAATCTATGAAGCACATCACTTAATATATCAAGACATTCACATTTAATTTCAGCACTCTTTCCCtgtcaacaaaagaaaaaatgtaTCAAGACAATTGCATTTAATTTAAGAGTATGTTGTACAAACTTCCAGATAATGTCACAAGtaagcaaaagaaaaaggaagaagcaATGAACGTAAACAAAATGCTGCCAAACTGCCCTAATAAACGGATATATTGGACATTCCCAAATAAATTATGCCAAACTGTGTATGTTGTTTGTTGCTGATTTTCCAATTAAGAGTCTTCCAGTGTCGAAAAGGATTAGCATCATACTTGTCCCACAGAAGCGATGATAGATGCCATTTATTCCATAAACAACTCCATTAGCTTCTATGTGGTGGTTAAAACTAAAGCACATAACTTCTActtcctctgtaaactaatataagagcgtttagatcactatttcgtttagatcactaatataagagcgtttagatcactaaaatagtgatctaaacactcttatattagtttacagagggagtat contains:
- the LOC109770968 gene encoding cullin-associated NEDD8-dissociated protein 1; amino-acid sequence: MANTNITGILEKMTGKDKDYRYMATSDLLSELNKESFKADQDLESKLTNIVLQQLEDASGDVSGLAVKCLAPLVKKVNEERVVEMTDKLCDKLLNGKDQHRDTASIALKAVIVEVTTASLSEKILVSLAPQLINGVTNGKSAEIKCECLDILSDVLHRFGNVITKDHAYMLTALLTQLSSTQASVRKKSVSCIASLAPCLSDDLLAKATLEVIKLLKIKRAKSDITRTNIQMIGALSRSVGYRFGPHLAEAVPLLINYCTSASENDEELREYSLQALESFMLRCPRDISPYCEGILNLALEYVSYDPNFTDSMEEDTDDEVQDEEEDDESADEYTDDEDASWKVRRASAKCLSAIIASRPQMLSKMYQEACPKLVDRFREREENVKMDIFNTFIELLRQTGNVTKGQGDIDESSPRWLLKQEVPKVVKSINRQLREKSIKTKVGAFSVLKELVVVLPDCLADQFGSLVPGIEKALNDKSSTSNLKIEALAFTRIVMASHSPSVFHPYIQALSGPILSAIGDRYYKVTAEALRVCGELVRVLRPNFEERSIDFRPYIIPIYKAILARLANQDQDQEVKECAISCMSLVIATFGDGLQRELPSCLPILVDRMGNEITRLTAVKAFAVIANSPLRIDLSCVLDHVVSELTAFLRKANRALRQATLGTLNSLVVTYGSQIGSSSYETILAELSTLISDGDLHMAALALELCCTIMVDRRSVKNVGLAVKQKVLPEALTLIRSALLQGQALQALQKFFAALVQSANISFETLLNSLISTAKPSQSGGLSKQALFSIAQCVAVLCLAAGDQKCASTIEMLKGILNDDSSTNSAKQHMALLCLGEIGRRKDLSSHIQIENIVIESFQSPFEEIKSAASYALGNIAVGNLSKYLPFILDQIDNQQKKQYLLLHSLKEVIARQSVDHTGESELQDSNIVKILALLFNHCESEEEGVRNVVAECLGKIALIEPNKLIPALKERTTSPAANTRATVAIAIKYSIIERTGKIDAILYSEISTFLMLIKDSDRHVRRAAVLALSTAAHNKPSLIKGLLPELLPLLYDQTVVKQELIRTVDLGPFKHVVDDGLELRKAAFECVDTLLDNCLDQVNPSSFIVPFLLSGLGDHYDVKMPCHLILSKLADKCPSAVLAVLDSLVEPLEKTIGHKPKSDAVKQEIDRNEDMIRSALRAIAAVNRISGSDYSMKLKNLMSKITATPSLAEKYNSVRSE